A genome region from Gigantopelta aegis isolate Gae_Host chromosome 3, Gae_host_genome, whole genome shotgun sequence includes the following:
- the LOC121392361 gene encoding meiosis expressed gene 1 protein homolog has translation MSQLAVSSRQIGKPKSMTRPTTWSEQVEEAYRFQLAGYRDEIEYRSVQKTDQIDRWPHNGFVKKLIRRDGCFYYFNKTRECPDKDIIQTKLYAY, from the exons ATGAGTCAGCTTGCAGTATCATCGCGCCAGATTGGGAAGCCCAAGTCCATGACTCGACCGACCACCTGGAGTGAACAGGTGGAGGAGGCATACCGGTTTCAACTGGCTGGCTACAGAGACGAAATAGAATACAGATCAGTACAGAAGACAGACCAG attGACCGCTGGCCACACAATGGATTCGTGAAGAAGCTCATTCGACGGGATGGCTGTTTCTATTACTTCAACAAGACGAGGGAGTGTCCTGATAAAGACATCATCCAGACGAAACTCTATGCATACTGA